The proteins below are encoded in one region of Nocardioides marmorisolisilvae:
- a CDS encoding sulfurtransferase yields MSRENSLVTAEWVQEHLSDPKVVLVEVDEDTTAYDKGHIQGAIKLDWTTDLQDQVRRDFVNREQFSALLSERGVSNDDTVVLYGGNNNWFAAYAYWYFKLYGHDDVKLLDGGRKKWELDSRELTDEVPTREKTSYTAKEQDRSIRAFRDEVVDAIGTKNLVDVRSPDEYAGRLLAPAHLPQEQAQRGGHIPTAANVPWSKAANDDGTFRSDDELKQIYTEAGVDWDKDTIAYCRIGERSSHTWFVLKEILGGENVKNYDGSWTEWGSLVGVPVVLGDEAGEA; encoded by the coding sequence ATGAGCCGCGAAAACTCTCTGGTCACCGCCGAGTGGGTGCAGGAGCACCTCTCCGACCCGAAGGTGGTGCTCGTCGAGGTCGACGAGGACACGACCGCCTACGACAAGGGCCACATCCAGGGCGCCATCAAGCTCGACTGGACCACCGACCTGCAGGACCAGGTCCGTCGTGACTTCGTCAACCGCGAGCAGTTCTCGGCGCTGCTCTCCGAGCGCGGCGTCAGCAACGACGACACCGTGGTGCTGTACGGCGGCAACAACAACTGGTTCGCCGCCTACGCCTACTGGTACTTCAAGCTCTACGGTCACGACGACGTGAAGCTGCTCGACGGCGGCCGCAAGAAGTGGGAGCTCGACAGCCGTGAGCTGACCGACGAGGTGCCCACTCGCGAGAAGACCAGCTACACCGCCAAGGAGCAGGACCGCTCGATCCGGGCGTTCCGCGACGAGGTCGTCGACGCGATCGGCACCAAGAACCTGGTCGACGTGCGCAGCCCTGACGAGTACGCCGGCCGGCTGCTCGCCCCGGCCCACCTGCCCCAGGAGCAGGCCCAGCGCGGTGGCCACATCCCGACCGCGGCCAACGTGCCGTGGAGCAAGGCCGCCAACGACGACGGCACCTTCCGCTCCGATGACGAGCTGAAGCAGATCTACACCGAGGCCGGTGTGGACTGGGACAAGGACACCATCGCCTACTGCCGGATCGGCGAGCGCTCCAGCCACACCTGGTTCGTGCTCAAGGAGATCCTCGGCGGCGAGAACGTCAAGAACTACGACGGCTCGTGGACCGAGTGGGGTTCGCTGGTCGGCGTGCCGGTCGTTCTGGGTGACGAGGCTGGTGAGGCCTGA
- a CDS encoding FkbM family methyltransferase yields the protein MDHPLDRLTHNTRRAVQALRCFDDGPRLLGELLRPRSRPEVRFRVPNGPTIDCPNRPGARVPVFELFADDAYRLDELLAGLPADATILDIGGHIGCFSVAVASRLPHAVVHAYEASPTTASWLARNVAANGLDGRVTAHAEAVGSVAGTIHLEDNSAGSSLNRVTAETAATATTVAVRCVSLADAFTACGRTPDLVKIDTEGAEYDMVLGSDPGLWAGVRRIVLEYHDVPGHDWDELAGHFDRAGFDLVRRDAASPRQGTAWLVARGA from the coding sequence TTGGACCACCCACTCGACCGTCTGACCCACAACACGCGCAGGGCCGTCCAAGCGCTGCGCTGCTTCGATGACGGCCCACGGCTTCTCGGCGAGCTGCTCCGCCCGCGCTCACGCCCCGAGGTCCGCTTCCGGGTCCCGAACGGCCCCACGATCGACTGCCCCAATCGGCCCGGGGCGCGGGTGCCGGTCTTCGAGTTGTTCGCGGACGACGCCTACCGGCTCGACGAGCTGCTGGCGGGGCTCCCTGCCGATGCGACCATTCTCGACATCGGCGGGCACATCGGCTGCTTCAGCGTCGCGGTCGCCTCGCGGCTGCCGCATGCCGTGGTGCACGCCTACGAGGCCTCGCCGACGACGGCATCCTGGCTGGCGCGAAACGTGGCCGCCAACGGCCTCGACGGCCGGGTGACCGCTCACGCCGAGGCGGTGGGCAGCGTCGCCGGCACGATCCACCTCGAGGACAACAGTGCCGGCAGCAGCCTCAACCGGGTGACGGCAGAGACCGCCGCGACCGCGACGACTGTGGCGGTCCGCTGCGTCAGTCTGGCTGACGCGTTCACTGCCTGCGGACGCACGCCGGACCTGGTCAAGATCGACACCGAGGGCGCGGAGTACGACATGGTCCTGGGCAGTGACCCGGGCCTGTGGGCCGGCGTACGCCGGATCGTGCTGGAGTACCACGACGTCCCCGGTCACGACTGGGACGAGCTCGCCGGACACTTCGACCGGGCCGGCTTCGACCTGGTACGACGCGATGCGGCCTCGCCCCGTCAGGGAACGGCCTGGCTCGTCGCCCGAGGAGCCTGA
- a CDS encoding NADase-type glycan-binding domain-containing protein, which yields MSGTGDPGAPPPEVPEEFADAYRAAYEQAMGPERTPPAGSHRADVEDVPAPAMRVRADVLRERFLALREHRWLRPLLAVLVAVLLVLVAYVVGRALSGGHSAAGPTGKQGHSKTHTKGHTSGATSSTSAKAWHGAVRPVTAKAAQATCTAKPGVDSGGHQVRYAVANVLDSDPATAWRCDGPATGQVLTFTLPSPTAVGEVGLIPGYAKTDPVSHADRYAQNNRITEVRWTIGDTTVVQRMAGGAHDRSLRTIRVPRTSTSSISLEILRVHKGPRDTTAISTVQIAAAGS from the coding sequence ATGTCCGGAACAGGTGACCCGGGCGCACCGCCTCCGGAGGTGCCCGAGGAGTTCGCAGACGCCTACCGTGCTGCGTACGAGCAGGCGATGGGCCCGGAGCGCACGCCACCGGCGGGCAGCCACCGCGCCGACGTCGAGGACGTTCCCGCGCCGGCTATGCGGGTCCGCGCGGACGTGTTGCGAGAGCGGTTCCTGGCGCTGCGCGAGCATCGCTGGCTCCGTCCGCTGCTGGCGGTCCTGGTCGCCGTGCTGCTGGTGCTGGTCGCGTACGTCGTCGGCCGGGCGCTGTCCGGCGGCCACTCCGCCGCCGGTCCCACCGGCAAGCAGGGCCACTCGAAGACCCACACCAAGGGGCACACCTCCGGGGCGACGTCATCCACGTCGGCGAAGGCCTGGCACGGCGCCGTGCGCCCGGTCACAGCGAAGGCCGCTCAGGCCACCTGTACGGCGAAGCCCGGCGTCGACTCGGGTGGGCACCAGGTCCGCTACGCCGTCGCCAACGTCCTGGACAGTGACCCGGCGACGGCCTGGCGGTGCGACGGGCCGGCTACGGGCCAGGTGCTCACCTTCACCTTGCCGTCGCCGACGGCCGTCGGTGAGGTGGGCCTGATCCCCGGCTACGCCAAGACCGACCCGGTCAGCCACGCCGACCGCTACGCCCAGAACAATCGGATCACCGAGGTGCGTTGGACCATCGGCGACACCACTGTCGTGCAGAGGATGGCCGGTGGCGCCCATGACCGGTCCCTGCGCACCATCCGGGTGCCACGCACGAGCACCTCGTCGATCAGCCTTGAGATCCTGCGCGTGCACAAGGGTCCGCGGGACACCACCGCGATCAGCACCGTGCAGATCGCCGCCGCGGGCTCCTGA
- a CDS encoding glycosyltransferase family 61 protein: MSRLPPALQPAWPLVKRGHRLATRGVGAATRHIPDGARSLPRLATERAEDTAAREPDVVRLHLGGPGEALRRPIPVGQPADHWIFRWRSSYDVPRRFTLDIGQGTVVGLYAATLTPGGVLDFETSAYFGIDGWREHPLYLRPRLPEPEDFDGTLLSLTTSGTSANYFHFVTDTLPRWGVLEECLPDVRPDACYVSTGSRYQRELLGMLGIDTLPVVEPGKHRAVRARRLLVPSLSNPDLMAPSWTQSWLKRRLPDRGGPDLPRRLYLSRGTKRNTRRLVDEDRHMKVLEHHGFTTIDPGTLSVQEQIDVFAAAEAIVAPHGAALTNLAFANPGLRLLELFAPNYVNPCYWTMADNIPDVRYRYLVGSGRAPRPRSPMNGVLADIRLDPRDFEAAVDDLLA; encoded by the coding sequence ATGTCACGACTGCCCCCGGCCCTGCAGCCTGCCTGGCCGCTGGTCAAGCGCGGCCACCGGCTCGCCACCCGCGGCGTCGGCGCCGCGACCCGCCACATCCCCGATGGGGCCCGTTCGCTGCCCCGGCTGGCCACCGAGCGTGCGGAGGACACCGCCGCGCGCGAGCCAGACGTCGTCCGGCTGCATCTCGGTGGCCCCGGAGAGGCGCTGCGCCGGCCGATCCCTGTGGGACAGCCGGCCGACCACTGGATCTTCCGGTGGCGCTCGTCGTACGACGTGCCACGCCGGTTCACCCTCGACATCGGCCAAGGCACGGTCGTCGGGCTCTACGCTGCGACCCTGACTCCCGGCGGCGTGCTCGACTTCGAGACCAGCGCCTACTTCGGGATCGACGGATGGAGGGAGCATCCGCTCTACCTGCGACCCCGGCTTCCCGAGCCGGAGGACTTCGACGGGACCCTCCTGAGCCTGACGACCAGCGGGACGTCGGCGAACTACTTCCACTTCGTGACCGACACGCTCCCCCGCTGGGGCGTGCTCGAGGAGTGCTTGCCCGACGTGCGTCCCGACGCCTGCTACGTCAGCACCGGCAGCCGCTATCAACGCGAACTACTCGGCATGCTCGGCATCGACACGCTGCCGGTCGTCGAGCCGGGCAAGCACCGCGCGGTCCGGGCCCGACGGCTGCTGGTCCCCTCGCTGTCCAACCCTGATCTGATGGCGCCGTCATGGACGCAGTCCTGGCTCAAGCGCCGACTGCCCGACCGGGGTGGCCCGGACCTGCCACGACGCCTCTACCTCTCCCGCGGGACGAAGCGGAACACCCGACGACTCGTCGACGAGGACCGCCACATGAAGGTGCTCGAGCACCACGGCTTCACGACCATCGACCCCGGCACCCTGTCGGTCCAGGAGCAGATCGACGTGTTCGCCGCTGCCGAGGCGATCGTCGCGCCGCACGGCGCAGCGTTGACCAACCTGGCCTTCGCCAACCCGGGCCTACGGCTGCTGGAGCTGTTCGCGCCCAACTACGTCAACCCGTGCTACTGGACGATGGCCGACAACATCCCCGATGTCCGCTACCGCTACCTCGTGGGTTCCGGGAGGGCGCCTCGCCCGCGGTCACCGATGAACGGAGTGCTCGCGGATATCCGGCTCGATCCACGTGACTTCGAAGCCGCCGTGGACGACCTCCTCGCCTGA
- a CDS encoding UDP-glucose dehydrogenase family protein — translation MTGPAAPPAEQAVVSVIGCGYLGAVHAAALAKLGNLVIGVETDPERLMGLANGKAPFFEPGLDEMLAETLASGRLSFTADIAAAADATIHFICVGTPQTAGHPAADLTYLEAAFERLLTVIKPGDVVAGKSTVPVGTAPELAERLTAACPEATLLWNPEFLREGHAIDDTMRPDRVVVGSAPGAAADRALAVLRELYAPITADCPLIEVDFATAELVKVAANAFLATKISFINAMADLCEVAGADVVKLADALGHDDRIGRKFLNAGLGFGGGCLPKDIRAFMHRAMELGADQPLLFLREVDAINLRRRDKVVRMVREWLGDALVGRRIAVLGAAFKPDSDDIRDSPALAVAESLHLLGADVRVTDPRAIESARKQSPALSYVASPQEAAEDAEAVLLLTEWAEFRELEPSRFGEFVASRRILDARNCLDGAAWRKAGWEYRCLGRAVEG, via the coding sequence GTGACCGGCCCCGCAGCGCCTCCGGCCGAGCAAGCCGTCGTCTCGGTCATCGGGTGCGGCTACCTCGGGGCGGTCCACGCGGCGGCGCTGGCCAAGCTCGGTAACCTGGTGATCGGGGTCGAGACCGACCCCGAGCGCCTGATGGGGCTGGCGAACGGGAAGGCGCCGTTCTTCGAACCTGGCCTCGATGAGATGCTGGCCGAGACACTTGCCTCCGGGCGGCTGAGCTTCACCGCCGACATCGCCGCCGCGGCCGACGCGACCATCCACTTCATCTGCGTGGGCACCCCCCAGACCGCGGGACATCCCGCGGCGGACCTGACCTATCTCGAGGCGGCCTTCGAGCGGCTGCTGACCGTCATCAAGCCGGGTGACGTCGTCGCCGGCAAGTCCACCGTCCCCGTCGGCACCGCCCCCGAGCTCGCCGAGCGCCTCACTGCCGCGTGCCCCGAGGCCACCTTGCTGTGGAACCCGGAGTTCCTCCGTGAGGGCCACGCGATCGACGACACCATGCGCCCCGACCGGGTCGTGGTCGGATCGGCGCCCGGAGCCGCGGCCGATCGAGCGCTCGCCGTGCTGCGTGAGCTCTACGCGCCGATCACCGCCGACTGCCCGCTGATCGAGGTCGACTTCGCCACCGCGGAGCTTGTCAAGGTCGCCGCGAACGCGTTCCTGGCCACCAAGATCTCCTTCATCAACGCGATGGCCGACCTGTGCGAGGTCGCAGGTGCCGACGTGGTCAAGCTTGCCGACGCGCTGGGACACGACGACCGCATCGGACGCAAGTTCCTCAACGCCGGGCTCGGCTTCGGCGGTGGCTGCCTGCCCAAGGACATCCGCGCCTTCATGCACCGCGCGATGGAGCTCGGCGCCGACCAGCCGCTGCTGTTTCTCCGGGAAGTCGACGCGATCAACCTGCGGCGCCGGGACAAAGTTGTCCGGATGGTCCGTGAGTGGCTCGGCGACGCACTGGTGGGCCGGCGGATCGCGGTCCTGGGCGCAGCCTTCAAGCCGGACAGCGACGACATCCGGGACTCTCCCGCACTGGCGGTCGCGGAGTCGCTCCACCTGCTCGGGGCCGACGTGCGGGTCACCGATCCGCGCGCGATCGAGAGCGCCCGCAAGCAGAGTCCTGCGCTGAGCTACGTGGCCAGCCCGCAGGAGGCGGCCGAGGATGCCGAGGCCGTCCTGCTGCTGACCGAGTGGGCCGAGTTCCGTGAGCTCGAGCCGAGCCGCTTCGGCGAGTTCGTTGCCTCGCGCCGGATCCTTGACGCGCGCAACTGTCTCGACGGCGCGGCTTGGCGCAAGGCAGGCTGGGAGTACCGCTGCCTCGGTCGAGCGGTGGAAGGCTGA
- a CDS encoding tyrosine-protein kinase domain-containing protein — protein sequence MDFKEILRLARRRWKTVVSMVALALITAAAISFTATPIYHSTAKVFISTDVSNSSEAYFASVFSTQRVQSYADLATSGEVMQKVIDRLNLNMTPAELAQKISASVTTNTVIITLEVKDPNARTAQQIAQAEAEELTQYLADIETPAGKTTTPVKATITDKAQFDGTPISPKTGLNLGVAFLIGLLLGCALAVLRDFLDNTIGTPEDLAAVTDAPVMAHIAYDPSVPKSPLLTETATHAPRAETFRLLRTNLQFLDPDANPRSFVITSSVPSEGKTSTAVNLAIALAQAGSKVLLVDADLRRPRVAGMLGLESAVGVTTVLVGRSDLHSSIQRHQPSGLYFLASGPIPPNPTEILQSRATSDLLARLKAEFDTVVIDAPPLLPVADAAILATGADGAIMLVRHGKTTRDQLRHATGRLDQVGAKLFGVVVNMSPRRRGADYYGGYGYGYGYGYDVAAEKLAKTVETRS from the coding sequence GTGGACTTCAAGGAAATACTCAGGCTGGCTCGTCGTCGGTGGAAGACCGTGGTCTCGATGGTCGCATTGGCGCTCATCACGGCCGCGGCGATCTCGTTCACGGCGACGCCGATCTACCACTCGACCGCCAAGGTCTTCATCTCGACCGACGTGAGCAACTCGTCGGAGGCCTACTTCGCCAGTGTCTTCTCCACCCAGCGAGTTCAGTCCTACGCCGACCTGGCCACGAGCGGCGAGGTGATGCAGAAGGTCATTGACCGGCTCAACCTCAATATGACCCCGGCCGAGCTGGCACAGAAGATCAGCGCAAGCGTCACCACCAACACGGTGATCATCACCCTCGAGGTCAAGGACCCCAACGCGCGAACCGCTCAGCAGATCGCACAGGCCGAGGCCGAGGAGCTGACCCAGTACCTCGCCGACATCGAGACCCCTGCCGGCAAGACCACCACCCCGGTGAAGGCGACGATCACTGACAAGGCCCAGTTCGACGGGACGCCGATCTCGCCCAAGACCGGGCTCAACCTCGGTGTCGCCTTCCTGATCGGCCTGCTGTTGGGCTGCGCGCTCGCGGTGCTTCGTGACTTCCTGGACAATACGATCGGCACCCCCGAGGACCTCGCCGCGGTCACCGATGCCCCGGTGATGGCGCACATCGCCTACGACCCGTCGGTGCCCAAGTCCCCCCTGCTCACCGAGACCGCAACCCACGCGCCGCGCGCGGAGACCTTCCGGCTTCTGCGCACCAACCTGCAGTTCCTCGATCCCGACGCCAACCCGCGCTCGTTCGTGATCACCAGCTCGGTACCCAGCGAGGGCAAGACGTCGACTGCTGTCAACCTGGCGATCGCGCTCGCCCAGGCGGGGAGCAAGGTCTTGCTCGTCGACGCCGACCTGCGCCGCCCCCGGGTTGCCGGCATGCTCGGCCTGGAGTCCGCGGTCGGCGTCACCACCGTCCTGGTGGGCCGCAGTGACCTGCACTCCAGCATCCAGCGGCACCAGCCCAGCGGGCTCTACTTCCTGGCCAGCGGCCCGATCCCGCCGAACCCGACCGAGATCCTCCAGTCGCGGGCGACCAGCGATCTGCTCGCCCGGCTGAAGGCCGAGTTCGACACTGTCGTCATCGACGCGCCGCCGCTGCTGCCGGTCGCGGACGCCGCGATCCTGGCCACCGGCGCCGACGGCGCGATCATGCTGGTCCGGCATGGCAAGACCACCCGCGATCAACTCCGACACGCGACCGGTCGGCTCGACCAGGTCGGCGCGAAGCTGTTCGGCGTCGTCGTCAACATGTCGCCGCGACGCCGTGGCGCGGATTACTACGGCGGCTACGGCTACGGCTACGGGTATGGGTACGACGTCGCCGCAGAGAAGCTCGCCAAGACCGTAGAGACGAGGTCCTGA
- a CDS encoding DUF1416 domain-containing protein, whose product MCGATEGGLSLDGVNVAKEAIIQGQVTRAGQPEGSAYVRLLDRTGEFTAEVPTSATGHFRFFAGPGDWTLRTLAPKAEPVDRTVTAATGVVAEVAVAIGSKRT is encoded by the coding sequence ATGTGCGGCGCGACTGAGGGCGGGCTGTCGCTGGACGGCGTCAACGTCGCCAAGGAGGCCATCATCCAGGGGCAGGTGACCCGCGCCGGTCAGCCCGAGGGCTCGGCGTACGTCCGGCTGCTGGACCGCACCGGCGAGTTCACCGCCGAGGTGCCGACCTCGGCGACTGGTCACTTCCGGTTCTTCGCCGGCCCCGGTGACTGGACGCTGCGCACCCTGGCTCCCAAGGCCGAGCCGGTGGACCGCACGGTGACTGCGGCGACCGGCGTGGTTGCCGAGGTGGCCGTCGCGATCGGATCGAAGCGGACCTGA
- the dtd gene encoding D-aminoacyl-tRNA deacylase — MRAVLQRVTSASVTVDGSVVGSIDEPGLVVLLGVTHDDGAEEVRWMARKVRELRIMRDEGSVADLGAPVLVVSQFTLYGDARKGRRPTWHAAAPGPVAEPVYEEFCAELAALGTRVQRGRFGAEMALSLINDGPVTVILETPRPGLGTHGHTGR, encoded by the coding sequence ATGCGTGCAGTGCTCCAGCGGGTCACCTCCGCGTCGGTGACGGTCGATGGCTCGGTCGTCGGGTCGATCGATGAGCCGGGGCTCGTCGTACTCCTGGGGGTGACGCACGACGACGGGGCCGAGGAGGTCCGCTGGATGGCGCGGAAGGTGCGTGAGCTGCGGATCATGCGTGACGAGGGTTCGGTGGCCGATCTCGGCGCACCGGTGCTGGTAGTCAGCCAGTTCACGTTGTACGGCGACGCCCGCAAGGGCCGACGGCCCACCTGGCATGCCGCGGCGCCGGGACCGGTCGCGGAGCCGGTCTACGAGGAGTTCTGCGCCGAGCTGGCGGCCCTCGGCACGCGGGTCCAGCGTGGCCGGTTCGGTGCCGAGATGGCCCTGTCTCTGATCAACGACGGGCCGGTGACCGTCATCCTGGAAACCCCACGCCCGGGACTCGGAACGCATGGCCACACCGGTCGTTAG
- a CDS encoding beta-keto acid cleavage family enzyme: protein MGDLLITVAPTGAETTKADCPQLPTTPEELVETARRCEAAGAAMIHVHIRDAEHRPTLDPARLKDTVAALRESTGLVLQLSTGGSVHDPLDQRLKVLDAAPDSCSLTMGTTNFGDDVFSNPWPFICELYQLSQEREVVPEFELFDLGHVAALHRLLDKYGAPYGGKVHCDLVMGVPGGMPGTADALVAAVAALPSSVTSWSATGIGRSTLPVGLASLSKGGHLRVGMEDVLTLSRGVPVEHNEQLVSRAVELGRLAQREPMTPVEARGLLGLA, encoded by the coding sequence ATGGGAGACCTGCTCATCACCGTCGCCCCGACCGGGGCGGAGACCACCAAGGCGGACTGCCCGCAGCTGCCCACCACCCCCGAGGAGCTGGTGGAGACCGCCAGGCGCTGCGAGGCCGCCGGCGCGGCGATGATCCACGTGCACATCCGCGACGCCGAGCACCGGCCCACCCTGGACCCGGCCAGGTTGAAGGACACGGTGGCTGCGCTGCGCGAGAGCACCGGCCTGGTCCTTCAGCTCTCCACCGGCGGCTCGGTACACGACCCGCTCGACCAGCGACTCAAGGTGCTCGACGCCGCCCCCGACTCCTGCAGCCTGACGATGGGCACCACCAACTTCGGCGACGACGTGTTCTCCAACCCGTGGCCGTTCATCTGCGAGCTCTACCAGCTCAGCCAGGAGCGCGAGGTGGTCCCGGAGTTCGAGCTCTTCGACCTCGGCCACGTGGCCGCGCTGCACCGGCTGCTGGACAAGTACGGCGCCCCGTACGGCGGCAAGGTGCACTGTGACCTGGTGATGGGTGTGCCCGGCGGGATGCCCGGCACCGCCGACGCGCTGGTGGCTGCCGTCGCGGCGCTGCCCTCGTCAGTCACCTCCTGGTCGGCCACCGGCATCGGCCGCTCGACGCTGCCGGTCGGGCTGGCGTCATTGAGCAAGGGCGGGCACCTGCGGGTGGGCATGGAGGACGTGCTCACCCTGAGCAGGGGGGTCCCCGTCGAGCACAACGAGCAACTGGTCTCCCGAGCGGTGGAGCTCGGGCGGCTGGCCCAGCGGGAGCCGATGACCCCCGTCGAGGCCCGCGGCCTGCTCGGTCTGGCCTGA
- a CDS encoding UDP-glucuronic acid decarboxylase family protein — translation MRIVVTGGAGFLGSHLCTRLVDVGHEVLALDNFLTGVPGNVEHLRGKESFGLLEVDVIDGIDVPGPVDVVLHFASPASPVDYLEHPIETMKVGSLGTLHALDLARDRDARFVVASTSETYGDPQVHPQPESYWGHVNPVGPRSVYDEAKRFGEALTMAYRTTYGANTGIVRIFNTFGPRMRPNDGRAIPNFVRQALAGEPITVAGDGLQTRSICYVDDLVEGIWRFARSDHSGPMNIGNPSEISMLDLAEWIRDLAGSSSQIVFIDRPVDDPGVRRPDIALAGRELGWEPVVPVEQGLLRTIEWFRSRPELL, via the coding sequence GTGAGGATCGTGGTCACCGGCGGCGCCGGGTTCCTGGGCTCGCACCTGTGCACCCGGTTGGTCGACGTGGGTCACGAGGTGCTGGCGCTGGACAACTTCCTGACCGGTGTCCCCGGCAACGTCGAGCATCTCCGGGGCAAGGAGTCCTTCGGCCTGCTGGAGGTCGACGTCATCGACGGCATCGACGTTCCTGGGCCGGTGGACGTGGTGCTGCACTTCGCCTCGCCCGCCTCGCCCGTGGACTACCTCGAGCACCCGATCGAGACGATGAAGGTCGGCTCGCTCGGCACCCTGCACGCCCTCGACCTGGCGCGTGACCGTGACGCCAGGTTCGTGGTCGCGTCCACCTCGGAGACCTATGGCGACCCGCAGGTCCACCCACAGCCCGAGAGCTACTGGGGTCACGTGAACCCGGTCGGCCCGCGCAGTGTCTACGACGAGGCGAAGCGGTTCGGCGAGGCGCTGACCATGGCCTACCGGACCACCTACGGAGCCAACACCGGCATCGTCCGGATCTTCAACACCTTCGGTCCCCGGATGCGCCCCAACGACGGCCGGGCGATCCCGAACTTCGTCCGACAGGCGCTGGCCGGGGAGCCGATCACGGTCGCCGGGGACGGACTCCAGACCCGGTCGATCTGCTACGTCGATGACCTGGTCGAGGGCATCTGGCGCTTCGCCCGCTCCGACCATTCCGGCCCGATGAACATCGGCAATCCGAGCGAGATCTCCATGCTCGACCTGGCCGAGTGGATCCGCGATCTGGCTGGCTCTTCGTCCCAGATCGTGTTCATCGACCGCCCGGTCGACGATCCCGGCGTACGTCGTCCCGACATCGCTCTGGCCGGTCGTGAACTGGGCTGGGAACCGGTCGTCCCCGTCGAGCAGGGACTGCTGCGGACCATCGAGTGGTTCCGCAGCCGCCCCGAGCTCCTCTGA
- a CDS encoding O-antigen ligase family protein — MSRLAAGSLSAVLVLVLVALVALASLGPLESGLAVGAAVVLIAGAVLAARFDTDDLGTGVITVAMLTNPMFSGIFKPTIITVSDVLFAAGFALLLPRLLRCRLRIPGIWALGLTILICAGLASTPASDYPTTGMLRMLSMVVTIAGLPVMMMWWNPPKRILVRLVTAYVIGQGISMIAGIALGEAATNRLEGLTTHPNAFGMLAVFAVTLLLFLHAEVRQERRWVIWAGLALNGAGVVLSGSRAALLALVIVMLAVPIIEKSAKVVYLYAVGAAVMLVAASALLSALGPNSAPNRLLHPDQSTSGAAGSIDQRSALLSQGWHAFLQHPIVGNGFGGTYTFFYHNVFLEFMAAAGLIGLLGYLLVIGTTLAPLFGTGPLRRLGYCALGYLVVSMFSPTISERWIWAVLALPLLVAANGQSSRETSGAPRPATLGTTPRKAQSWTTHSTV; from the coding sequence ATGAGCCGACTGGCCGCCGGCAGCCTGTCGGCTGTGCTCGTGCTCGTGCTGGTGGCGCTGGTCGCGCTGGCCAGCCTGGGCCCTCTTGAGAGCGGCCTGGCCGTCGGTGCGGCCGTGGTGCTGATCGCGGGTGCGGTGCTCGCCGCGCGGTTCGACACCGATGACCTGGGCACCGGGGTGATCACCGTCGCGATGCTCACCAACCCGATGTTCAGCGGGATCTTCAAGCCGACGATCATCACCGTCTCCGACGTACTCTTCGCGGCAGGCTTCGCGCTGCTGCTGCCGAGGCTGTTGCGCTGCCGACTGCGGATCCCCGGCATCTGGGCCCTCGGCCTGACCATCCTGATCTGTGCGGGACTGGCCTCGACACCTGCCTCGGACTACCCGACCACGGGGATGCTCCGGATGCTCTCGATGGTCGTCACCATCGCCGGACTGCCGGTGATGATGATGTGGTGGAATCCGCCCAAGCGGATCCTGGTCCGGCTCGTCACGGCGTACGTCATCGGGCAGGGCATCAGCATGATCGCCGGGATCGCCCTCGGCGAAGCGGCCACCAACCGGCTCGAAGGCCTGACGACCCACCCCAATGCATTCGGCATGCTGGCCGTCTTCGCGGTCACGCTGTTGTTGTTCTTGCACGCCGAGGTGCGCCAGGAGCGTCGCTGGGTGATCTGGGCGGGGCTCGCGCTCAACGGAGCCGGCGTCGTGCTCAGCGGCAGCCGCGCCGCTCTGCTCGCGCTGGTGATCGTGATGCTCGCGGTGCCGATCATCGAGAAGTCCGCGAAGGTCGTCTACCTGTACGCCGTCGGCGCGGCGGTCATGCTGGTGGCTGCCTCGGCCCTGTTGAGCGCGCTGGGCCCCAACTCGGCGCCGAACCGCCTCCTGCACCCCGACCAGAGCACGTCCGGAGCCGCCGGCTCCATCGATCAGCGCAGTGCCCTGCTCTCCCAAGGCTGGCACGCCTTCTTGCAACACCCGATCGTCGGCAACGGCTTCGGGGGCACCTACACGTTCTTCTACCACAACGTGTTCTTGGAGTTCATGGCCGCGGCCGGGCTGATCGGCCTGCTCGGCTACCTGCTCGTCATCGGCACCACCCTCGCGCCCCTGTTCGGAACCGGACCACTGCGCCGGCTCGGCTACTGCGCGCTCGGCTACCTGGTCGTCAGCATGTTCAGCCCCACGATCTCGGAGCGGTGGATCTGGGCGGTGCTCGCCCTGCCCCTGCTCGTTGCGGCGAACGGCCAGTCCTCGCGGGAGACATCCGGGGCCCCACGGCCCGCCACACTCGGGACCACACCACGAAAGGCCCAGAGTTGGACCACCCACTCGACCGTCTGA